One Siniperca chuatsi isolate FFG_IHB_CAS linkage group LG5, ASM2008510v1, whole genome shotgun sequence DNA window includes the following coding sequences:
- the tncb gene encoding tenascin isoform X1 encodes MGMKGFLLGCVTVVLLLELSTAGLVKKVIRHRREALMPKKAQENLTLPHPDQPVVFNHVYNINVPSTSLCSVDLDSPGGTELKHKTAPMDMQNTEHMEHTEDGDNQIVFTHRISIPKQACGCNNQLPDIKDILNRLEMLESELSSLREQCSSGAGCCGAPVTGEVSTKPYCNGRGNWSIDTCSCVCEPGWKGPNCTEPECPNDCQDQGRCVDGKCECFEGFSGDDCSIELCLLDCGDYGHCVDGSCICEEGFVGEDCTQTNCLNNCLGRGRCVDDECVCDEPWTGFDCSELICPNDCYDRGRCINGTCYCEEGYTGEDCGELTCPGNCNNRGMCVNGQCVCQTGYSGEDCSKLTCPKNCNERGHCFNGKCICDPGFEGEDCSILSCPDNCSHRGQCINGECVCDVGYQGEDCSELSCPNNCQDRGRCVNGQCICDKGYAGEDCSIKTCPKDCMGRGECVDGKCVCFVGFKGKDCGELTCPNDCLGRGNCVNGQCVCHKGFTGEDCSEKTCPMNCLDRGYCADGNCVCYEGFTGPDCSILTCPEDCQNQGQCENGVCVCDEGFIGEDCSEVSPPTDLKVMEVTPETVDLSWENEMRVTEYLITYVPTAPGGLELDMQVPGDQKMATIRELEPGVEYLISVYAVLNNKRSVPVSARVATHLPEPEGLKFKSVRETSVEVQWDPLDISFDGWNLIFRNTKEEDGEIRNPLSRPETTFEQSGLGPGQEYEVKLVVVKNNNHGPPASKNVITMIDAPSQVNVRDVTDTTALVTWFQPVAEVDGVSISYGPSSDPADHNVVKLSSTDTQYHLGGLTPDTQYKVSLMARKGERTSIPVYESFLTDLDAPRDLQMVELTDESITLEWKNSQAQVDNYRIKYGPLSGGEHGELLFPPGPKDTTQAKITGLRPGTEYGMGVTAVKDERESLPTTTNAVTALDAPKDLTVAEVTETTMMLEWKRPLAKLDSFRLVYVSADGHRAEDVVPGSSESHTMRGLTPGMLYTISITAERGRRTSAPATISAPTEEKKPVVTNVTVSDVSWDSFLLSWSAEDGVFEAFLIEVTDAETGAEWQNHTVPADARSLAISGLSPTTWYRANLYGVYRGALLDPVFADTITETEPEVQALLVSDVTPESFRLSWMAEEDALDTFVIMVSQAEGPGHPRELVLGGEERSAAITDLTEDTEYKIEIFGLIFGRRSKSVIEGVRTDLGSPKGIRFSDVTDTSTTVHWVVPRARVDSYRVTYVPAHGGNAKTLTVDGSESQTVLPNLTPGVTYEVTVVAVKGQRESEPGSDSVTTALDKPRGLTAVNITDTEALLLWQPAIATVDGYVITYSADSVAPVMERVSGNVVEFEMSSLTPATHYTVKVYAVRDLAKSAATTTEFTTDVDAPQDLAASNIQTENGMLTWKPPRADITGYILSFESADGTVREVVLSPTAVSYNMAQLSASTEYSVKLQAIAGPKRSRVITTVFITTGVLYRYPKDCSQALLNGDTSSDLYTIYLGGDESQPIQVYCDMSTDGGGWIVFLRRQSGRLEFFRNWKNYTAGFGDMNDEFWLGLSNLHKITAGGQYELRVDLRDKGETAYAQYDKFSVSEPRTRYKVHVGGYSGTAGDSMTYHHGRPFSTYDHDNDIAVTNCALSYKGAFWYKNCHRVNLMGRYGDNSHSKGVNWFHWKGHEHSIEFAEMKIRPSNFRNLEGRRKRS; translated from the exons GTGAAGTGTCCACAAAGCCCTACTGTAATGGCCGTGGGAACTGGAGCATTGACACCTGCAGCTGCGTATGTGAGCCTGGATGGAAGGGCCCCAACTGCACCGAACCTGAGTGCCCCAACGACTGCCAGGACCAGGGCCGCTGTGTGGATGGCAAATGTGAATGCTTTGAGGGCTTTAGTGGGGACGACTGCAGTATTGAGCTCTGCCTGCTGGATTGCGGTGACTACGGGCACTGTGTCGACGGCTCCTGCATCTGTGAAGAGGGCTTCGTTGGTGAGGACTGCACCCAGACCAACTGCCTCAACAACTGCCTGGGCCGTGGACGCTGCGTTGATGATGAGTGTGTTTGCGATGAGCCGTGGACTGGCTTCGACTGCTCCGAACTCATCTGTCCAAACGATTGCTATGACCGCGGACGCTGCATCAACGGCACCTGCTACTGTGAAGAGGGCTACACTGGAGAAGACTGCGGTGAGCTCACATGTCCTGGCAACTGTAACAACCGtggcatgtgtgtgaatggccAGTGTGTGTGCCAGACCGGCTACAGTGGAGAGGATTGCTCGAAGCTCACCTGTCCCAAGAACTGCAATGAGAGAGGCCACTGCTTCAATGGGAAGTGCATCTGTGATCCAGGATTTGAGGGTGAAGATTGCTCCATCCTCTCGTGCCCTGACAACTGCAGCCACAGGGGCCAGTGCATTAATGGAGAATGTGTATGCGACGTAGGCTACCAAGGCGAAGACTGTAGCGAGCTCTCCTGCCCTAACAATTGCCAAGACCGCGGCCGCTGCGTTAATGGACAGTGCATATGCGACAAAGGCTACGCTGGGGAGGACTGCAGCATCAAGACCTGTCCAAAAGACTGCATGGGACGTGGAGAGTGTGTGGATGGCAAGTGCGTATGCTTTGTCGGCTTCAAGGGGAAAGACTGCGGCGAGCTGACCTGCCCCAATGACTGCCTGGGCCGTGGTAACTGTGTGAACGGACAATGTGTTTGTCATAAGGGTTTCACTGGTGAGGACTGCAGTGAGAAGACATGTCCCATGAACTGTCTTGATAGAGGTTACTGCGCGGATgggaactgtgtgtgttacGAAGGTTTCACCGGGCCGGACTGCTCCATACTGACCTGCCCAGAAGACTGCCAGAACCAGGGACAATGTGAGAacggagtgtgtgtttgtgatgaggGCTTCATCGGGGAGGACTGCTCTGAGG TCTCACCACCCACGGACCTAAAAGTGATGGAGGTCACCCCAGAGACAGTGGACCTGTCCTGGGAGAATGAAATGCGTGTGACAGAGTACCTGATCACCTACGTCCCCACGGCCCCTGGAGGTCTGGAGCTGGACATGCAAGTGCCTGGGGACCAGAAGATGGCCACTATTCGGGAGCTTGAGCCTGGCGTGGAGTATCTGATCAGCGTCTATGCTGTGCTCAACAACAAGAGGAGTGTTCCTGTCAGTGCTAGGGTGGCTACAC ATCTGCCTGAGCCTGAGGGACTCAAGTTCAAGTCCGTACGGGAGACGTCAGTGGAGGTGCAGTGGGACCCATTGGACATTTCCTTCGATGGCTGGAACCTCATCTTCAGAAACACA AAAGAAGAGGATGGTGAGATTCGTAACCCCCTCAGCCGTCCAGAGACCACCTTTGAGCAGTCGGGCCTGGGCCCTGGCCAGGAGTACGAGGTCAAACTGGTGGTGGTAAAGAACAACAACCATGGACCGCCTGCCTCCAAGAACGTCATCACAA TGATTGATGCCCCCAGCCAGGTGAACGTGCGTGACGTGACAGACACCACAGCGCTGGTGACCTGGTTCCAGCCCGTGGCTGAGGTGGACGGGGTCAGCATCTCCTACGGGCCCAGCTCGGACCCTGCTGATCACAATGTGGTGAAGCTGTCCTCCACTGACACCCAGTACCACCTGGGAGGCCTCACCCCCGACACGCAGTACAAGGTGTCTCTGATGGCTCGGAAGGGAGAACGGACCAGCATTCCTGTCTATGAGTCTTTCCTCACAG ACCTGGACGCCCCCAGAGACCTGCAGATGGTGGAGCTGACGGACGAGAGCATCACTCTTGAGTGGAAGAACAGCCAAGCTCAGGTGGACAACTACCGCATCAAGTATGGACCTCTGTCTGGAGGCGAGCACGGAGAGCTTCTCTTCCCCCCGGGACCCAAGGACACCACCCAGGCCAAGATCACTG GCCTGAGACCTGGCACAGAGTATGGGATGGGTGTGACGGCGGTGAAAGATGAGCGGGAGAGTCTGCCAACGACCACCAACGCAGTGACTG CCCTGGATGCTCCCAAGGACCTGACTGTTGCAGAGGTGACAGAGACCACCATGATGTTGGAGTGGAAACGCCCCCTGGCCAAACTGGACTCCTTCAGACTGGTTTATGTATCTGCGGATGGCCACAGGGCTGAGGACGTGGTCCCAGGCAGCTCTGAGTCTCACACCATGAGGGGCCTTACACCTGGCATGCTGTACACCATCAGCATCACTGCTGAGAGGGGCCGCAGGACCAGTGCACCCGCCACCATCTCAGCACCCACAG AGGAGAAGAAGCCTGTGGTGACCAACGTCACTGTCAGCGACGTATCGTGGGACAGCTTCCTCCTGTCCTGGTCTGCTGAGGACGGGGTGTTCGAGGCCTTTTTGATCGAGGTTACCGACGCAGAGACGGGCGCTGAGTGGCAAAACCACACTGTGCCCGCCGATGCTCGCAGCCTCGCCATCTCTGGCCTCTCCCCCACCACCTGGTACAGGGCCAATCTGTACGGGGTGTACAGGGGGGCCCTCTTAGACCCTGTCTTTGCAGACACCATTACAG AGACCGAACCAGAGGTGCAGGCTCTCCTAGTCTCCGACGTCACCCCTGAGAGCTTTAGGCTGTCCTGGATGGCTGAAGAGGATGCCTTGGACACCTTTGTCATAATGGTCAGCCAGGCTGAGGGCCCAGGCCACCCAAGAGAGCTGGTGTTGGGTGGTGAGGAGCGAAGCGCAGCCATCACAGATCTCACAGAGGACACCGAGTACAAAATCGAAATCTTTGGGCTCATTTTTGGAAGACGCTCCAAGTCTGTAATTGAGGGGGTGAGAACAG ACCTGGGCTCACCCAAGGGCATCCGCTTCTCTGATGTCACCGACACGTCCACCACCGTTCACTGGGTGGTTCCAAGAGCTCGGGTGGACAGCTACAGGGTCACTTATGTGCCTGCTCATGGAG GTAATGCTAAGACGCTGACAGTGGACGGCTCTGAGTCTCAGACTGTGCTGCCCAACCTGACCCCCGGGGTCACCTATGAGGTCACTGTCGTCGCTGTCAAGGGCCAAAGGGAGAGTGAGCCTGGATCAGACAGTGTCACCACAG ctctGGACAAGCCTCGTGGTCTGACTGCAGTCAACATCACAGACACGGAGGCTCTACTGCTCTGGCAGCCCGCCATCGCTACTGTAGACGGCTACGTCATCACTTACAGTGCAGACTCAG TGGCCCCAGTGATGGAGCGTGTGTCAGGAAATGTGGTGGAGTTTGAGATGAGCTCTCTGACGCCGGCGACACATTACACTGTGAAGGTCTATGCTGTGAGGGACTTGGCCAAGAGTGCAGCCACTACAACTGAGTTTACCACTG atgTGGACGCCCCTCAGGACCTGGCAGCCAGTAACATCCAGACAGAGAACGGCATGCTGACCTGGAAGCCGCCTCGCGCTGACATCACAGGATACATCCTCAGCTTCGAGTCTGCAGACGGCACCGTCCGG GAAGTGGTCCTCAGTCCCACTGCTGTCTCCTATAACATGGCTCAGCTCAGCGCCTCCACAGAATATTCAGTCAAGCTGCAGGCCATTGCTGGTCCTAAGAGAAGCAGAGTCATCACTACTGTCTTCATCACCA ctggtGTGCTGTACAGATACCCCAAGGACTGCTCCCAGGCCCTACTGAATGGCGACACCTCATCAGACCTGTACACCATCTATCTGGGTGGAGATGAAAGCCAGCCAATTCAGGTCTACTGTGACATGAGCACTGATGGAGGCGGATGGATC GTTTTCCTCAGACGCCAGAGTGGTAGACTGGAGTTTTTCCGCAACTGGAAGAATTATACAGCTGGCTTCGGTGACATGAATGATGAATTCTGGCTGG GTCTTTCCAACCTGCATAAGATCACAGCTGGAGGTCAGTACGAGCTGCGAGTTGACCTGAGAGATAAGGGAGAAACGGCCTACGCTCAGTACGACAAGTTTTCTGTCTCTGAACCTCGGACCCGCTACAAAGTCCACGTAGGAGGATACAGTGGAACAGCAG gTGACTCGATGACCTACCACCATGGTCGTCCATTTTCCACTTATGACCATGACAACGACATCGCTGTCACTAACTGTGCCCTGTCCTATAAGGGAGCCTTCTGGTATAAAAACTGCCACCGTGTCAATCTCATGGGACGATATGGAGATAACAGCCACAGCAAG GGTGTGAACTGGTTCCACTGGAAAGGCCACGAGCACTCAATCGAGTTTGCCGAGATGAAGATCAGGCCTTCCAATTTCAGAAACctggagggaaggaggaaacGATCATAA
- the b3galt8 gene encoding beta-1,3-galactosyltransferase 1, with protein MRITYSWRLVKLLTVSAVLVLSAQILVSRLTLRKHPPKPNPLPVEEYRVISPETYQYILNQPAVCKDRSPFLVFMVPVAPLEAVARDAIRKTWGASGQDTLTLFYVGLPEGGQVSSIQDKLEEESRKHSDIIQMNFQDSYQNLTIKTMVMMNWLATHCPNASYAMKVDADIFVNVFYLIRRLRSSPRQGFITGSVISDGRPRRDSNSKWHVSEDLYPEDSFPPYVSGAGYVFSADLAARISWASRFIRMIPLEDVYVGLCLRVLGVRPVYSRSLLTLRNLFEVGKLEYDRCTFAKQVIVNGFKPSQLLHIWQDFSKGHTSC; from the coding sequence ATGAGGATAACTTATTCCTGGAGGTTAGTGAAGTTACTCACCGTTTCCGCTGTGCTCGTCCTGTCCGCTCAGATCTTAGTGAGTAGACTAACACTGAGGAAACATCCGCCAAAGCCAAATCCCCTTCCTGTGGAGGAGTACAGGGTAATATCCCCTGAAACATACCAGTATATTCTCAATCAGCCTGCTGTATGCAAGGACAGAAGCCCCTTCCTGGTTTTTATGGTCCCAGTTGCCCCTCTAGAGGCTGTAGCGAGGGATGCCATCAGGAAAACATGGGGCGCTTCAGGTCAGGACACCCTGACTCTGTTCTATGTGGGGCTCCCTGAGGGGGGGCAGGTGTCAAGTATCCAGGAcaagctggaggaggagagcaggaaacATTCAGACATCATCCAGATGAACTTCCAGGACAGTTACCAGAACCTGACAATTAAGACCATGGTGATGATGAACTGGCTGGCGACCCACTGCCCGAACGCCTCCTATGCCATGAAGGTGGACGCTGACATCTTTGTGAACGTGTTCTACCTCATCAGACGGCTGAGAAGCTCCCCCAGGCAGGGCTTCATCACAGGGTCAGTGATAAGTGATGGCAGGCCAAGGAGGGACAGTAACAGCAAATGGCATGTGTCAGAGGACCTGTACCCCGAGGACAGCTTCCCCCCATATGTGTCTGGAGCCGGGTATGTCTTCTCTGCAGACCTGGCTGCCAGGATCTCCTGGGCATCCAGGTTTATCCGGATGATCCCCCTGGAGGACGTGTACGTGGGGTTGTGTTTGCGTGTGCTGGGCGTCCGGCCGGTGTACTCCCGCAGCCTGCTGACCCTCAGGAACCTGTTTGAAGTTGGAAAGTTGGAGTACGACAGGTGCACTTTTGCCAAACAGGTCATTGTCAACGGGTTTAAGCCATCACAACTGCTGCACATTTGGCAGGACTTCTCCAAAGGCCACACTAGCTGCTGA